Genomic window (Fusobacterium perfoetens):
AAAATATAAAATGCAGTAGAATTTTTCACAGATAACATTTTATTTTATTAATTTTTTAATTATTTTTCTAAAAAATCTTTAAAGTCATCTTCAGTGAACTGATATTTTTTTCTGCAGAAATGACATTCAGTTTCAATAGTACCTTTCATTTCTTCAAAAAGTTTTTTTAATTCCTCTTTTCCAAGAGTGATAAGACCTTTGTAATATTTTTCTTTGCTGCAGTTACAGCTGTATGAAATTTCTCTCTCTTCCATAATCTCATAATCTTCAACAAGTCTTTCGTGATTTTCATCAGTCATGTCTTCATAAAGAAGTTTCAGGATTCTTTCAAGATCCATTCCTCCTTTAAATAACTCTGTAACATTTCTGATTGCTTTTATTTTTTCTTCAAGACGGTCTATAAACTTTTCATCAGCATCAGGGAAAAGCTGTATCATATATCCTCCAGCTGATCTTACAGTTTTATTATCTTTTAAATCAACTCCAAGAGCTATAACTGTAGGAGTTTGTTCAGAAGTTACATAATAGTATGCAATATCCTCTGCAATTTCTCCTGAATTAATTTCAGAAAGTCCCACATAAGGTTCTTTTAATCCCATATCTTTAATAACTCTTAAACTACCTTTACCTATAAGGTTTGCAACATCAGGTCTTCCTGTAGGTCTTGGAGGAAGATCTGCCTGAGGATTAGCAAGATATCCTTTAACTTCTCCTTTTCCATTTGCTGTAACTGTCATCTGAGGTACAAGTCCGTCAGTTGAAGTGATAAGTGTTAAAAGGTCATCACCTTTTAAAGACATTCCCATTATAACACCAGCTGTTAAAAATCTTCCAAAAGCTGCTATTGCAGTTGGGCTGCATTCATGTATGTCCAATGCTTTTTGAACAATTTCAGTTGTATCTGCAAGAAAGAATCTTGCATTTTTACTTGCTCCTCTTATTATTCTGCTTTTCATTTTATATACTCCTTCCTAGTAAACATCATATCTTATAATATCTTTGTATTTTTCATATTTATTTTGTGAAATAACTTTTTTTAATATGATGTTGTTTTTTATCTTTTTATTTTTTTCTAAAAATTTTCTTATATTTTTTATTTCTTTTTTATTAAATCCATAGTAAGATAAAATTTTATCATCAGCTTTATTAATATAAAGTGGTTTTATATTTGGAATCTCATTTATAAAAAAATATTTTTTTAATTTTTCACATGTTTTTTCACCAATTCCACTTACACTTTCAAGTTCATTAATATTTTCTATTCCACCTTTTATATCTCTGAAACTTATTATTTTGCTTACATAGCTTTCGGCTACTCCACTTCTTAACATCTCTTCTCTGGTTGCTTTATTTATGTCAAGCTTTCCAGAAGCATTGTCACTTATTATCATTTTATATTTTGCCCCGAAAGAAAAAATGGATATTATAAAAAATAAAGTTAATATAATTTTTTTCATAAAACCTCCGATAAAGCTGATGATTGTATAAAGAAAATGAACAGAAAATTAAAAATTAAAAAGTTCCTCTTTTTGCTTCATTCTTTCTTTCATCTCACATATATACATATATGGATCTTTAGGATTAATATATCTTACAATAGAAGCTCTTGTTTCATCAATCATTTCTACTTTTTTACTTATAGCTCCTCCTCCAAGAGCTATTGTTGACTGATTTTCTTCTATCATTTCAATATTAAATATAGATTCTTTTCCTTCTTTTGAATATCCCACATTTTCTCCCCATTCAAGACTATTTTTTTGTCTGTAAAGATAATATGGTTTTAAATTCATTTCCTCAGTAAGTTTTTCTATTTCTGCTTCAATTTTTTCATTTTCAATAGCAGTTATTTTATATTTTTCTCTTACAAGTTTTGAACCATTTTTAACAGCAAGAGCATGGATTGTAAGGTTATCTATATCATATTTTCTTACTTCATTAAGAGTTCTTAAAATATCTTCAACACTTTCTCCAGGAAGTCCTAAAATTAAATCCATGTTTACTATAAATCCAAGTCTTTTTATTTCTTTAAAG
Coding sequences:
- the hslO gene encoding Hsp33 family molecular chaperone HslO; the protein is MKSRIIRGASKNARFFLADTTEIVQKALDIHECSPTAIAAFGRFLTAGVIMGMSLKGDDLLTLITSTDGLVPQMTVTANGKGEVKGYLANPQADLPPRPTGRPDVANLIGKGSLRVIKDMGLKEPYVGLSEINSGEIAEDIAYYYVTSEQTPTVIALGVDLKDNKTVRSAGGYMIQLFPDADEKFIDRLEEKIKAIRNVTELFKGGMDLERILKLLYEDMTDENHERLVEDYEIMEEREISYSCNCSKEKYYKGLITLGKEELKKLFEEMKGTIETECHFCRKKYQFTEDDFKDFLEK
- a CDS encoding ComEA family DNA-binding protein, yielding MKKIILTLFFIISIFSFGAKYKMIISDNASGKLDINKATREEMLRSGVAESYVSKIISFRDIKGGIENINELESVSGIGEKTCEKLKKYFFINEIPNIKPLYINKADDKILSYYGFNKKEIKNIRKFLEKNKKIKNNIILKKVISQNKYEKYKDIIRYDVY